In one Sphingomonas hankookensis genomic region, the following are encoded:
- the trpB gene encoding tryptophan synthase subunit beta gives MNAPNSYRAQPDERGHFGDFGGRYVAETLMPLILDLDREYKAAKADPAFAAQFDDLMTHYVGRPSPLYHAERLSETLRSGAEPGMGAQVWFKRDELNHTGAHKINNCIGQILLAIRMGKTRIIAETGAGQHGVATAAVCARFGLPCVIYMGAKDVERQQPNVFRMKLLGAEVRPVTSGAATLSDAMNEGLRDWVANVHDTFYIIGTAAGPHPYPELVRDFQSIIGREARAQMLERTGRLPDLLVAAIGGGSNAIGLFHPFLDDADVAMLGVEAAGHGLDKDHAASLAGGFPGILHGNKTYLLQDEDGQIAEGHSISAGLDYPGIGPEHAWLRDIGRVEYDSATDKEALDAFQLLCRTEGIIPALEPAHAIAAVARRAKSMRGDQIILANLCGRGDKDIFTVASALGVAI, from the coding sequence ATGAACGCCCCCAACAGCTATCGCGCCCAGCCTGACGAGCGTGGGCATTTCGGCGATTTCGGCGGCCGCTATGTCGCGGAAACGCTGATGCCGCTGATCCTCGACCTCGACCGCGAGTACAAGGCGGCGAAGGCCGACCCGGCATTCGCGGCGCAGTTCGACGATCTGATGACCCATTATGTCGGTCGTCCCAGCCCGCTCTATCATGCCGAGCGGCTGTCGGAGACGCTGCGTAGCGGCGCGGAGCCGGGCATGGGCGCGCAGGTGTGGTTCAAGCGCGACGAGCTGAACCATACCGGCGCGCACAAGATCAACAACTGCATCGGGCAGATCCTGCTCGCGATCCGGATGGGCAAGACGCGGATCATCGCCGAGACGGGTGCGGGCCAGCATGGCGTGGCGACCGCCGCCGTCTGCGCGCGCTTCGGCCTGCCCTGCGTCATCTATATGGGTGCCAAGGACGTCGAGCGACAGCAGCCCAATGTGTTCCGCATGAAGCTGCTGGGGGCGGAAGTCCGTCCGGTAACGTCGGGTGCGGCGACGCTGTCGGATGCGATGAACGAAGGCTTGCGCGACTGGGTCGCGAACGTCCACGACACCTTCTACATCATCGGCACCGCCGCCGGTCCGCATCCCTATCCGGAGCTGGTGCGCGATTTCCAGAGCATCATCGGCCGCGAAGCGCGGGCGCAGATGCTGGAGCGGACCGGACGCCTGCCCGACCTGCTGGTCGCGGCGATCGGCGGCGGGTCGAACGCGATCGGGCTGTTCCACCCGTTCCTCGACGATGCCGATGTGGCGATGCTGGGCGTCGAGGCGGCGGGGCATGGGCTGGACAAGGACCATGCCGCATCGCTGGCCGGTGGGTTCCCGGGCATCCTGCACGGCAACAAGACCTATCTGCTGCAGGACGAGGACGGGCAGATCGCCGAGGGGCATTCGATCTCGGCCGGCCTCGATTATCCGGGCATCGGGCCGGAACATGCCTGGCTGCGCGATATCGGGCGGGTCGAATATGACAGCGCGACCGACAAGGAGGCGCTGGATGCGTTCCAGCTGCTGTGCCGGACCGAGGGGATCATCCCCGCGCTGGAACCGGCGCATGCGATTGCGGCGGTGGCGCGGCGGGCGAAGTCCATGCGCGGCGACCAAATCATCCTGGCGAACCTGTGCGGGCGGGGGGACAAGGATATCTTCACCGTGGCGTCGGCGCTGGGGGTGGCGATTTAA